Within the Phaseolus vulgaris cultivar G19833 chromosome 9, P. vulgaris v2.0, whole genome shotgun sequence genome, the region TTATTCAGTTGCTCCACCTCTTTCCCAATGTCATGCAATCTACATACACCGAGTCATGTTTTGACTTCACATCAGTATTGGGTTGTTCATATATTGTCTCTGTTGCCTTCATCTACTGCACCTTACTGAACTTTTCAATGGTGCAATCTGCCACCCACGTTTCTTGCCCAATAACAGGTCTCAGCGCAGTTATTGGAGTTCAtgtcactctttgccaagaaTCTGGCTGCTGGTCTTGCCCTCTGCTATGATTATCCCTTGGATGGGTTTCTGTCTCAgtttgcttttcttgctttgAGGTAGTCAATTCTTCAAAGGCGTGGCTACCAAAGCTACCTCTGAATCTTTTGATCAAAGTTGCAGAAAATTATTCCCAATCTGAATTTAGGACCTTTTGGCTCTAGGTATACAACCAAAGATTGCCACACCCTTCACACTTATAAATTCCAATCACAATGTATTGGATGAATGGATTTCTTGAACTTCAATTTCTCAGTCCTGGCAATCCCACCCAATGGGGTCTGCCCTCACACAGATTAGCAGCTCTTATCTTCTGGGCCCAAATGTGTGCTTCCTCCATCTCTAACACTGATTTTCGCTCAAAGATCTGGAAGGTTAGACCAAATTTTCAGGAACCAAAAGATGGATTGATAaagaaaagatatattttatcaaataggatgaaaagaaaaagactcTAGGATAGACGTTTCTCCCAAGGGTTTTCCCTCTGTAAAGAGCCAATGCTCAATTTACAAATGACCAGTTATCTGAATGAACCCTTATTTCTTCTTCCTAATTAAGTCCTCTTGTCCTGATATTCATCCCATTAGGATTGAAGCTTTTTGTAATTCTTGGTACTCATGTCACATGTATGTAGATTTTTTGTTTCATTCTAAACCGATTGATAACATTGTCACTTGCTTATTGATGTAAAACAACACTAAATTTTCTGCCCTTCTGTAGTTTGTCTTGAACCCTGAGGTGGAATCAAGTATTTCATTGCTGTGAATCTTCAAAgcattttcacttttattttgaCTTAAATGATGTAATTTgcactaataatttttttttatgttcagCTTTCGAGAGTCAATGCTTTCTCTGACAGAGCATGATGACAAGCAGGTATCTGTTATGCTAATTTGTTTATTTCTAAAGTGCACACAAGTGCCAAGAAATGTTTTTTAGAGGATATTTCaaccatttatatatatatctgTTTTGGGTACAAGGAATAGAATCGTTGaaaaattttgttgtttttgtttgcaTGTGTAGGTCCATCAAATTGCTCGAAGCTTCCGAGACAGATGGTTTCCCAGACCTAACAGAAAACATGGCTATTTGGACAGGGATGATAATAGAATGGAATCTAACAGAAGTTTCAGTGGTAGCAGATTTTCAGCATCACACAGTCATAGACCTGAGCAGGATTTAAGGGCTGCAGAAGTAATTGACTGTAGTCAGCAGTCTATGCTCGGGACAACTCCAGTAGATGCTGATACACAGGAAAGCTGTCCTGCCCACTCTCTAGATGGGGTTGAAATCAAAGGAGCTAAAAAACGGAAGCGCAAAAGCCGATGGGATCAACCGGCAGAGACAAACTCACTTTCTGATGCCGTTATGAGCTCCATTGGTGAAAGCCAGAACATTCATGAGGATGTTCCACCAGGGTTTTCGTGTCCAATAGGTCCATTAAATGCTTCTGCCCTAAACTCTGGTAATCTTGTATTGCAAAATGCAAGCCGTTCTGGATGTCCCTCTGATTCAGTAGTTGGTCATTCGAAAAGGAAATTTAATTCTCGCTTGCCTGTGGCATATGGAATGCCATGGTCTGTTGCCCACCAATATGGAACACCTCATACTGAATTTCCAGAGCGTTGGGTCACTGCACCTGGCATACCTTTCATTCCATTTCCTCCACTACCCCCATATCCTCGGGACAACAAAGACTGTCAACCTTCTAATAATAATAGTGCTATGATAATTGATCTGCCTGCTGAAGCTATGATAAGTGATCAGTCTGCTGAAGTTAAGGAGGGTCATAACAGTAGTATGGTCAGTTGTTGTGCAGATGATATGATTCCCAGCACAACTGGTGCTAATCCTGAAGAGTCGAACCTTCTGTTCGAGGAAAACGAAGCTAAACGAATGAAGGGTGACTCCCATGATTTGGTAAGGAAGTATTATAAACAGCAGAAATGGAATAACTCGAAAATACATCGACCATGGTTCCAGAGGAATGCATGGAAATGTAATGAGAACAACTCTAGTGGTGATATGTGCAGTATAGATGTAGATTTACCAAAAGAGTCGGAAGATACTTGTGATGCGGAGAATGCAATCTGTAGAGAGGAGAAAGGtggtaataatatttattagcATGCACAGCAGCAATGTTGTTCACaggaaaaagaaattattttttgttttcttttttcttccttATACATTAATGTACTGTCAATTCATTCGTTCCTGAATCTATTATTCAATGAAAATATCATTCAATTTCAGCATTCCTCTCCTTCACTTTTTACCCTACCTAGGGAACTCCACTTCCTAATACTCATCCTGCCCAAACCTTCAAAGATGCCCCGCTTCTTTCTCTTGACCTCTAATTCTCTCCCAAAATGGTAAACCTCTAATGCTGTCTGTCCCACAGCATTGATGACTGATAAGACTAtcagtaaaaataattattagttcCTCTAATCCTGTATGATTTATTATTTGAATCCCAAAGGTCAGTTATTTTCTTTGGGTctcatttattttgtattattttttttaatttggttctttttttttttcggaTACAAGGTGTTTTATATGGTTCAAAACTTTCGAAGTTATACCTGTGATGTCTTGAGAATTTGGGAATAAATGTTTCTATTTTTGTATGGGTGCAATTTCCTGTTCTCTTCTAGATTAGAAATGGCTAGTGGTTGGCACCTTTATTTCGAAGTTATTTTGTTCTTATTCTTCATAGGCAAACTCGGGCAGATTTACTGACTTTTCGAGGAGAAAAAAAGTGTCGAAGTGGTAAAAGCTGAACGGTCATTAAATCGGGTGAAGACTTTGGTCAGGATATACTTAAAACTCTGAATAGACGGTTAGTAGTGATATAATGCTAGAGTACCACTCTCTTCAAACTTGTCAACAATTGGAGTTTAAGATAAAGTTTCATAGTTGCTTaacatgtttttaaaatataatgttaaGATTCTGAATGTtctgaaataataaaatatgacatcaccattttcaaattaatttttttatacgtTTTTAATACGTAAATTAGATAAACATTATGAAAATCAAATCCATCATAATACTTGTATGATTATGTTTTATCAAAAGTATACAATAGTGTGTAtgtaaacaataataaatttgcatcttgaatgaaaaataacaaactataatttaaaattacacGATAAGGAATTAACAATAGTTGATAAATGTATTTAGTTTTATTCGTTATTCTTATTAAATAtgtactttttatttattttaaaagtaacttttattaaacaatattttttagacGTACCAATTTAAATGGATTTCTACTACTATTCTAACTTGAGTCGATTTTTATGTAACTAAATTTATTATTGAACTGATTTTAATATGATTGATTGAGGATGCTCcaaaatgatttaaaaataataattaaagagTTTTAAATTACCAACAAAAAAaagtttagattttttttaacataattatcTTAAAGTTGATTTGCAAGGATCCGATAATCTGGATTTCGGTTCAGATGAtagtaaactttttttttacattttcaacATATTCTAAATTCTTATTATATTTAAGGTAGGTTTGTATTATAAACTTAAACTCCGTTTGATCTTTGATTATCATACAACAGAACAAGAAGAAAATGTATAGCACTAGAGAAATTTGTTGAGGAGACAGAAACGTATGAAATGAATACTTTATTGTTGCTTTTGCATTTACAAATACCAAAATAAGTGTACACAAAACAAGTAACGATTCTCATATGAAGGAATTATTATTCCCATATCAGTATACAACATTGCACAGAAATTGCTAATTGATTGAACAAACACAAATTTGCCTCTTCTTGTGAGAGTGAATGAAGATGAAACCTTAATACCAAATAAGGCCTCGATTTTTTGGAGACTGAACTCTAACATGCATAGCTCGATCTCCCTTCTGTGGAACAAATCCAAGCTTAGTACCCAGCATCACCATTTGGCAAGGGAGAAAGAAAAATGAATCCCCCTTTTCTCTCTAAAAAATCATTCTTGTaaccaaaaagagaaaatacaaACAAGGTTTATTATGACAACTCCTTATCTACAACACACAAAAAGCTCTTTCATATATCACTTATGCAGTTTTGTTTTGGCAACCAATATGTACCTCACTAGAATCTCTTCAGCAAACTTCTAAGACGAACAAAGCACCAAGTTTTTAACAGTGTCTTATGCTTTTTCCAACCATCAAAATATCTACCAATCACCTTCCTATAACTAGGCCTCTGCTGAACCAAAACCCAATACTCAGCAATGTTTGGCCTCCCAGTTATGTACTCATTCTCTAAATCCAAGAGAACTAAACGAGACAACACTGGAATGAGCATCACATCAGCCATAGTAAACTCTTGACCTGCCAAATAAGGAGTTTCACTCAGTTGCCTCTCTGCTTCATCAAGCAGCCTAATCAAATGCTCCTTGCTCCTTATCAACACATCTGACTCTTTCAATTTCTCTTCAGTCTGATAGGCTTCTTTTAACTTCCTATGGTAAGCACCTGCTAATTCTGGAGACTCGGACATTCGAGCAATCGCCACTCTCCTTAAGAACTTAGAAACATATATTCTGTATTTCTCTGGAACATGGGAAAGGGAAAAATACTTAGGATTCCACTCCTGTACCTTCTGCATCCATTCAATCACTTCCTTGTTACTGCTAGTGATATTTTCAGACCCAGAGGAGAACACTGCAATTCTTTCTATGTACCTGAAAACCCAATACCACTGTAAAATGTCCACTCATAAGTCACAATAAAAGCATGTGAAAGTAATTCAACTTCAACATTTAGGTTAAGGGATTAAGCTTTATCAAGCAACAGTAAAAGCCAATCCTTTATCCAAAGTACCACATACAATACTGCAATTGTTGCTTCAAGGGAATTGACTTGGAAAGTACTAAATAGATAATGGATTCTCTCATGTAGAATTTCCACTTGGCCGTATCATGTGAAAATTTTGTGTCTCTATTAAACATACACAAATTTTAATATGGTCCCACCTGTTTAATTTCTATGAAGAGgcatagtttttattattttcgtTTGATATGTCATGTGGAAACTCAACATGATAGAATCCCTTCCTTGATAAATATGTTGAAAGGAGTTGTGTCAGCAAAAACTAATTTCCGTGGGGTTACTTCAAATGCTGCGTAAATCTTCAAAGTACAACATAATCATAGAAATAAGGATCTAAtcctatataataaaaaatatctagattatatatgtattattagaaacttttttctttattcCCGTATCATATCCTTAAGATATCAAATTTTCTagatttattgtttttattcatgtttcttaatataaataaaacattagtACAGTCTCATAACACAATTTCAGttcaatgtttttcttttttcctagAGTTTGAGATAGAATGAAGCTCATTTCATAAGATGTTATTAGAGTCATTTCATTAGATGTTATCAGCGTTTATGAATATCTATCCTAAAGAGTGTTTGTTGAGTCTATCGAGTTACCCTCTATTTCCAAGCTCAAGATATTCAGTTCTCAGCAATCGAAGGGTGTTAGAGATCTAAGCTCAAGATATTCAGTTCTCAGCAATCGAAGGGTGTTAGAGATCTAAGCTCAAGATATTCAGTTCTCAGCAATCGAAGGGTGTTAGAGATCTCGTatcaacaaaattataatatacaagTAGGTAAAAACTTTATCTTACTGAAACAGTTTTGTGACAGTTGTGGGAGGTTGATTTACGTTTAAAATTCACTTTATAAGAAGTAAATGTTGATAAAAGGAATAAATAACATTAAAGGATGGTGAATAAGATGGGAAGAGAACATACTGGATTATATCAATAGTCTTGTAAAGGATGTGAGAGCCATTTTGGAAAACTGGGAGTCTTCCACCGGGATTCATCTTGAAGAATGAAGAATCCAAGTTCTTCCCAGTTACAGGATTGACATGGTGTGATGTATAATCAATGCTTTTCTCTTCCAACGCAAGTCTCACCTTCTGGCTGTCCAAATCAAATGCATGATGATACAATTGCATTTTCTTATCACCTCTTAGGAACTAGGAAGGAGCAGGATGTGCTAGAAGTCAAATATGTTTGCACCAACACCACAAAT harbors:
- the LOC137821885 gene encoding glutathione S-transferase TCHQD, coding for MQLYHHAFDLDSQKVRLALEEKSIDYTSHHVNPVTGKNLDSSFFKMNPGGRLPVFQNGSHILYKTIDIIQYIERIAVFSSGSENITSSNKEVIEWMQKVQEWNPKYFSLSHVPEKYRIYVSKFLRRVAIARMSESPELAGAYHRKLKEAYQTEEKLKESDVLIRSKEHLIRLLDEAERQLSETPYLAGQEFTMADVMLIPVLSRLVLLDLENEYITGRPNIAEYWVLVQQRPSYRKVIGRYFDGWKKHKTLLKTWCFVRLRSLLKRF